A region from the Tahibacter amnicola genome encodes:
- a CDS encoding DUF2300 domain-containing protein yields the protein MSAWLSAWVAFLGMAGGHGVPADAPCVREPQLEQWLAHQQSRWVSRLAREPGYAHPAQVSVCRLRARRPYTDIARGRIFANALRTENDEVAFIHEYLHLALRDHPRSGDENYIETLARELAHGAQ from the coding sequence ATGAGCGCATGGCTGTCAGCCTGGGTGGCGTTCCTGGGAATGGCCGGCGGCCACGGTGTGCCGGCCGATGCGCCGTGTGTTCGCGAGCCTCAGCTGGAGCAGTGGCTGGCGCACCAGCAATCGCGCTGGGTGTCGCGGCTCGCGCGCGAACCGGGCTATGCACACCCCGCACAGGTCAGCGTATGCCGGCTGCGGGCCCGCCGTCCCTATACCGATATCGCGCGTGGCCGGATCTTTGCCAATGCGCTGCGCACCGAGAATGACGAGGTGGCTTTCATCCATGAATACCTGCATCTGGCGCTGCGCGATCATCCGCGCAGCGGCGACGAAAACTACATTGAAACGCTGGCGCGGGAGTTGGCCCATGGGGCGCAGTAG
- a CDS encoding MG2 domain-containing protein, translating into MPANLSSGYRSVAGAPFFVLADSGFTTRDEARVRLEGDPWSMEDYAGIDIVLYRVPNPMTFLKAQKDLHRVSVAGEYTGEGLANVLAYLWDRWFKQSRMSWQQLFTVQSRRAVVETVPTLKQDDYRTFGPQYQSLPRYRPLKQFEFVSRFRYPVQQARPIKPPDDTKLEGSSSNFVEASAGNVYVPLGKLTPGLYFVEAYLADHRATTLVFVSDTIAVTKTASRSLLVWTADKTSGEAVGNADVVWTDGSGVLKSGVTDRRGLLHLEHDAPQKSYVIGRDRAGGVFVSENFYYDSEIYDTKVYLFTDRPLYKPGDTVRIKAYARHFTGARESRPIEPIDGQLEMVDAMGQVVMSRPLRVAPGDGGDLAMPLPDNAVLGGYELRLRHGRSVYGGAFRVANYARPHFQADILFDRPDFRPGEAVTGRVALRYADGTPVREATVTLGLKSQALSMVAGEAAGSGRFPIKLDDQEISVGKDGTATFSLPAASVPSRYVLQAHAAERGTFPVVAEAEIVLQAGAASHTITPSASADPDAPVTFRISDGKGAGAAKTWEAIRLEDRSTLSGKVDAVKGEFTVAFDKPGGYSVFVRDNDGKVIAQTAYTRTGAAAATLQGIRLRSDKARYQIGDTAQIEITFPQDVKDALLTLERDQIDLFALGTAAEGWLSVKRDSARQWKVSVPVKSDYSPNMSFSVLAVGAGTYEFQNLGLLVAQPSIDLAITSDKPVYRPGETVEVTIAASVSGKPVSTVLTASVVDEMVYVLQPEVAPGIFDFFYHPRRNSVRTTSSLNFYGYDLAWTPEGSQLGGFAYRQRDTKMPLRSRRENIDTAAWEPTLRTNDQGKVSFRFVMPDSLSRWRITARALSSDAVAGQGTAHLRSSKPVSLRWTGPTRFRGGDKPVVGVAVFNETAEPVTAQLAVDGIDSVDPLRTITLAPGANVQTLSLSPAQSTTATLTLKQGDAVADRLEVPIRVDTATWSSTQALVVKSDEALSLPADARQIQIRSASTVQDVFGAVADELVSYPYGCVEQTASRLIPLAMSLQMVPREAAGSAMALRLAQRIQTSRGRLAAMAGPDARFTWWGDQTAGPDGKPDLLLNSYAYFADWHASRSLSLALPDAHWKRLVEVYQASAADAPVLHRALAIWMMREMGLPTATLLEGLESALRKNTELPAWSAAAGAPERFMLVDPAADRQPWSARVAVLLWRAVAANSVDAVLIAQAKQAEADLSGGSALSQAIAGALAATPSVERVRDTLQQLGPDAPTMERALVLAWLHRAVQRAASSEQPTWTLGENWQREDSATGPVWIYRGPDVPQALQFTQAPAQSVSLRVSYDAAEPAGMPLSVSIERHLYKVGGTGTSGEFEIEPVMGELEANALYVDEIVLKRDGAAVPYGLIEVPIPPGTQLEPQRFGFAIGGLSDLVEPGEGEEPLDVNGEPVLNAAAVLSPNRAQVFDTYYAVPVEQLSGKHVVRHLLRLGGKGQYAVPKVRFVPMYTPATRAVESESPGPWVIR; encoded by the coding sequence GTGCCGGCCAACCTGTCGAGCGGCTACCGGTCCGTGGCCGGCGCGCCGTTCTTCGTGCTCGCCGACAGTGGGTTCACGACCCGGGACGAGGCGCGCGTCCGCCTGGAAGGCGACCCGTGGTCGATGGAAGACTACGCCGGCATCGACATCGTCCTCTACCGCGTGCCCAATCCGATGACCTTCCTCAAGGCGCAGAAAGACCTGCACCGGGTCAGCGTCGCCGGGGAGTACACCGGGGAGGGCCTTGCCAATGTGCTGGCCTATCTGTGGGACCGCTGGTTCAAGCAGTCGCGGATGAGCTGGCAGCAGCTGTTCACCGTGCAGTCGCGGCGGGCGGTGGTGGAGACAGTGCCCACGCTCAAGCAGGATGACTACCGCACCTTCGGGCCGCAGTACCAGTCCTTGCCGCGCTATCGCCCGCTCAAGCAGTTCGAGTTTGTCTCGCGCTTCCGCTATCCGGTACAGCAGGCCCGTCCGATCAAGCCGCCCGACGACACAAAGCTGGAAGGCAGCAGCTCGAACTTCGTCGAAGCCAGCGCCGGCAATGTGTACGTGCCGCTGGGCAAGCTCACGCCGGGCCTGTATTTCGTCGAGGCCTATCTGGCAGATCACCGGGCCACGACGCTGGTGTTCGTTTCCGACACCATTGCGGTGACCAAGACTGCCAGCCGTTCGCTCCTGGTATGGACGGCCGACAAGACCTCCGGCGAAGCCGTCGGTAATGCGGATGTCGTCTGGACTGACGGCAGCGGTGTGCTCAAGAGCGGTGTCACGGATCGCCGGGGACTGCTGCACTTGGAGCACGATGCCCCCCAGAAGAGTTATGTCATCGGGCGTGACCGTGCCGGCGGCGTCTTCGTGTCGGAGAATTTCTACTACGACAGCGAAATATACGATACGAAAGTGTATCTTTTTACCGATCGTCCACTGTACAAGCCGGGCGATACGGTGCGCATCAAGGCGTATGCGCGGCATTTCACGGGCGCGCGCGAGTCACGGCCGATCGAACCCATCGACGGGCAGCTGGAGATGGTCGATGCGATGGGCCAGGTGGTGATGAGCCGGCCACTGCGGGTCGCGCCCGGTGATGGTGGCGACCTCGCCATGCCTTTGCCGGACAATGCCGTGCTCGGCGGATACGAATTGCGCCTGCGCCACGGGCGTTCCGTGTACGGCGGCGCGTTCCGTGTTGCCAACTACGCCAGGCCGCATTTCCAGGCAGATATTTTGTTCGATCGCCCGGATTTCCGTCCGGGTGAAGCGGTCACCGGTCGCGTCGCGCTGCGCTATGCCGACGGCACACCCGTGCGCGAGGCCACCGTGACCCTCGGCCTGAAGTCCCAGGCGCTGTCGATGGTGGCCGGCGAGGCGGCAGGTTCCGGGCGTTTCCCGATCAAGCTGGACGACCAGGAAATCAGTGTCGGCAAGGACGGCACTGCCACGTTCAGCCTGCCGGCGGCCAGCGTGCCAAGCCGCTACGTGCTGCAGGCACATGCGGCGGAGCGCGGTACTTTTCCCGTCGTGGCCGAGGCGGAGATCGTGTTGCAGGCGGGTGCCGCCAGCCACACCATCACGCCATCAGCGTCTGCAGATCCGGACGCCCCGGTGACGTTCCGGATCTCGGATGGCAAAGGTGCCGGCGCGGCGAAGACCTGGGAGGCGATCCGCCTGGAGGACCGCAGCACGCTGAGCGGCAAGGTGGACGCTGTGAAGGGCGAGTTCACCGTCGCCTTCGACAAACCCGGCGGCTACAGCGTGTTCGTCCGCGACAACGACGGAAAAGTCATCGCGCAGACGGCTTACACGCGTACGGGAGCGGCAGCGGCAACCCTCCAGGGTATCCGCCTGCGCAGCGACAAGGCCCGCTACCAGATCGGTGACACGGCGCAGATCGAGATCACATTCCCGCAGGATGTCAAAGACGCCCTGCTGACCCTCGAGCGCGACCAGATCGATCTGTTCGCACTGGGGACGGCGGCCGAGGGCTGGCTGTCAGTAAAGCGCGACAGTGCACGCCAGTGGAAGGTCAGCGTACCGGTGAAGTCAGACTACAGCCCGAACATGAGTTTCTCGGTGCTGGCCGTTGGTGCGGGAACCTACGAATTCCAGAACCTGGGCCTGCTCGTCGCGCAGCCGTCCATTGACCTGGCGATTACATCGGACAAACCGGTCTACCGTCCCGGCGAAACGGTCGAAGTAACCATCGCCGCGAGCGTTTCTGGCAAGCCGGTGTCAACGGTGCTGACCGCTTCCGTGGTGGACGAGATGGTGTACGTCCTGCAGCCGGAAGTGGCGCCGGGCATCTTCGACTTCTTCTATCACCCGCGTCGCAACAGCGTGCGCACCACCTCCAGCCTCAATTTCTATGGCTACGATCTGGCCTGGACGCCGGAAGGCAGCCAGCTCGGTGGATTTGCCTATCGCCAGCGCGACACCAAGATGCCGCTGCGCTCGCGCCGCGAAAACATCGACACGGCCGCCTGGGAGCCGACGCTGCGCACGAACGACCAGGGCAAGGTGAGCTTCCGCTTCGTGATGCCCGATTCCCTGTCGCGCTGGCGCATCACGGCGCGGGCGCTCAGCAGCGATGCCGTCGCCGGGCAGGGAACGGCGCACCTGCGCTCCAGCAAGCCCGTCTCGCTACGCTGGACCGGTCCGACGCGCTTCCGCGGCGGCGACAAACCCGTGGTTGGCGTCGCGGTGTTCAATGAAACCGCAGAACCGGTGACGGCGCAGCTCGCCGTCGACGGAATCGACTCGGTTGATCCCCTGCGAACGATCACGCTGGCGCCAGGCGCGAATGTCCAGACGCTGTCGCTGTCGCCGGCGCAATCGACGACCGCCACATTGACCCTGAAACAGGGGGATGCGGTAGCCGACCGGCTGGAAGTGCCGATCCGCGTCGACACGGCAACCTGGTCGTCAACGCAGGCACTGGTGGTGAAGTCAGACGAAGCACTTTCGCTGCCCGCCGACGCACGGCAGATACAGATACGAAGTGCGTCCACCGTGCAGGACGTATTCGGCGCGGTCGCCGACGAACTGGTCAGCTACCCCTACGGCTGTGTGGAACAGACCGCCAGCCGGTTGATTCCACTGGCGATGAGCCTTCAGATGGTACCCCGGGAAGCGGCCGGCAGCGCCATGGCGCTACGTCTTGCGCAGCGAATCCAGACCTCGCGCGGTCGCCTGGCGGCGATGGCGGGTCCCGACGCGCGATTTACCTGGTGGGGCGACCAGACCGCCGGGCCGGACGGCAAGCCGGATCTGCTGCTCAACAGCTACGCCTACTTTGCCGACTGGCACGCCAGCCGCAGCTTGTCGCTGGCACTGCCGGACGCGCATTGGAAACGCCTGGTTGAGGTCTACCAGGCATCGGCGGCGGATGCGCCGGTTCTGCATCGCGCACTGGCGATCTGGATGATGCGCGAGATGGGCCTGCCGACGGCCACACTGCTGGAAGGCCTTGAATCCGCGCTACGCAAGAACACCGAGCTGCCGGCCTGGAGTGCCGCCGCCGGCGCGCCGGAGCGGTTCATGCTGGTCGATCCTGCCGCGGACCGCCAGCCATGGTCTGCACGCGTGGCTGTGTTGCTCTGGCGTGCCGTTGCCGCGAACTCGGTCGATGCGGTGCTGATTGCGCAGGCAAAGCAGGCCGAGGCGGATCTCTCCGGCGGCAGCGCCCTGTCGCAGGCCATCGCGGGGGCATTGGCGGCGACGCCCAGCGTCGAGCGCGTGCGCGATACCCTGCAGCAGCTCGGCCCCGATGCGCCGACCATGGAGCGCGCGCTGGTCTTGGCGTGGTTGCACCGGGCGGTGCAGCGCGCCGCCTCCAGCGAGCAGCCCACCTGGACACTCGGCGAGAACTGGCAACGGGAAGACAGCGCGACCGGGCCAGTGTGGATTTACCGTGGACCGGATGTGCCTCAGGCGCTGCAATTCACCCAGGCGCCGGCACAGTCGGTATCGCTGCGGGTGAGCTACGACGCCGCGGAGCCCGCCGGAATGCCGCTGTCGGTGAGCATCGAGCGTCACCTTTACAAGGTGGGCGGAACCGGCACGTCCGGTGAATTCGAGATTGAACCGGTCATGGGCGAGCTCGAGGCCAACGCCCTGTACGTGGATGAAATCGTGCTCAAACGCGACGGTGCCGCAGTGCCCTATGGTCTGATCGAAGTGCCTATCCCGCCGGGTACGCAGCTGGAGCCCCAGCGGTTCGGCTTTGCGATTGGTGGTTTGAGCGACCTGGTCGAGCCGGGCGAGGGCGAGGAACCACTGGATGTGAACGGCGAACCGGTGCTCAACGCCGCGGCAGTGCTCAGCCCGAACCGCGCTCAGGTGTTCGACACCTACTACGCGGTGCCGGTCGAGCAGCTGTCCGGCAAGCACGTCGTACGGCATCTTCTGCGCCTGGGCGGGAAAGGGCAGTACGCAGTGCCAAAGGTCAGGTTTGTGCCGATGTACACGCCGGCCACCCGCGCCGTCGAGTCGGAAAGTCCTGGCCCGTGGGTGATCCGATGA
- a CDS encoding DUF1175 family protein: MAKLARRALMLALLLGIALAVPAAPREAAPFDTEQSQRFRAWFTVLVAEQLRQGPNPRWSHRDCAGLVRFAVDEALRTHDTQWRQQNGLLQRRLPPELVLSPEQRAWRQNWRRADGSRGAYAAAFALVQENSTFVSRDLHQAQPGDLLYFDQGDDQHLMIWMGDYIAYHTGKNTKHDSGLRAVSAHQLFTWRDVRWQPRSDNPNFVGIFRLRFLSR; the protein is encoded by the coding sequence ATGGCAAAGCTTGCCCGCCGCGCGCTGATGCTGGCCTTGTTGCTCGGGATAGCCCTGGCCGTCCCGGCAGCGCCACGCGAGGCAGCGCCGTTCGATACCGAGCAGTCGCAACGCTTCCGCGCCTGGTTCACGGTGCTGGTCGCCGAGCAACTGCGCCAGGGGCCCAACCCACGCTGGTCGCACCGTGACTGCGCGGGTCTTGTGCGTTTTGCAGTGGACGAAGCGCTGCGGACGCACGATACCCAGTGGCGGCAGCAGAACGGTCTTTTGCAGCGACGCCTGCCGCCTGAGCTGGTGCTATCGCCCGAGCAGCGCGCCTGGCGTCAGAACTGGCGGCGCGCCGACGGGTCGCGGGGCGCGTACGCGGCGGCGTTCGCGCTGGTGCAGGAAAACAGCACCTTCGTGTCCCGGGACCTCCACCAGGCACAGCCCGGCGACCTGCTCTATTTCGACCAGGGTGATGACCAGCACCTGATGATCTGGATGGGCGACTACATCGCCTACCACACCGGCAAGAACACCAAACACGATTCCGGATTGCGCGCCGTGAGCGCGCACCAGCTATTCACCTGGAGAGATGTGCGTTGGCAACCGCGAAGCGACAATCCCAATTTCGTCGGCATATTCCGGCTGCGTTTCTTGTCGCGCTGA
- a CDS encoding DUF2138 family protein, protein MARKEQWAALFRASIGNVYQDDGGGAVESSEEEKTYSWSRSIENDFAALTPQLSLHGDWLLFSPDQALVQNALAVQEKRRPAIADTLPKDHRYTAAVITPQTLTALLGEQVQGDLPAESEPLFQNAAQRLLLPRLEAVGQFAPVAVSLPDPLATETRSWQPLLWQSLPAAR, encoded by the coding sequence ATGGCCCGGAAGGAACAGTGGGCCGCACTGTTCCGCGCCAGCATCGGGAATGTTTACCAGGATGACGGCGGGGGCGCGGTGGAATCGAGCGAGGAAGAAAAAACGTATTCCTGGTCCCGCAGCATCGAGAACGACTTCGCGGCACTGACGCCGCAGCTCTCTCTGCACGGCGACTGGCTGCTGTTCTCTCCCGACCAGGCGCTGGTGCAGAACGCGCTCGCCGTGCAGGAAAAGCGCCGTCCGGCCATCGCCGATACCTTGCCCAAGGATCACCGCTACACCGCCGCGGTCATCACCCCCCAGACCTTGACCGCCCTGCTGGGCGAGCAGGTGCAGGGTGACCTGCCGGCCGAATCGGAACCGCTGTTCCAGAACGCTGCACAACGCCTGCTGTTGCCGCGCCTGGAAGCGGTCGGTCAGTTCGCACCCGTGGCGGTTTCCCTGCCGGATCCATTGGCGACCGAGACCCGTTCGTGGCAGCCGCTGCTATGGCAAAGCTTGCCCGCCGCGCGCTGA
- a CDS encoding TMEM165/GDT1 family protein, translated as MPALLVALFAVAIAEIGDKTQLLSLILAARYRKPWAICGGILIATLANHALAGWAGAIVAQWFTPPVLRWLVALSFLGVAAWALVPDKADDQADSSSRHGVLVATTIAFFLAEMGDKTQVATVVLAAQYPPLWQVIVGTTFGMLAANVPVVFLGARLAERLPLRAARIATAAIFCVLALWIIARG; from the coding sequence ATGCCGGCACTGCTGGTCGCCCTGTTCGCCGTCGCCATCGCCGAGATCGGTGATAAGACCCAACTGCTCTCGCTGATTCTCGCCGCCCGCTACCGGAAGCCGTGGGCGATCTGCGGAGGCATCCTCATTGCCACCCTCGCCAACCATGCGCTGGCGGGCTGGGCCGGCGCGATCGTGGCCCAGTGGTTCACGCCACCGGTGCTGCGCTGGCTGGTGGCCCTCAGTTTTCTCGGCGTGGCGGCCTGGGCGCTCGTGCCGGACAAAGCGGACGACCAGGCCGATTCCAGCAGCCGCCACGGCGTGCTGGTGGCGACCACCATCGCGTTCTTCCTCGCCGAGATGGGTGACAAGACGCAGGTCGCCACGGTCGTGCTGGCGGCACAGTACCCGCCACTCTGGCAGGTGATCGTGGGAACAACATTCGGCATGCTCGCGGCCAATGTGCCGGTGGTGTTCCTGGGCGCCCGTCTGGCCGAGCGGCTGCCGCTGCGCGCCGCACGCATCGCGACGGCAGCAATTTTTTGCGTTCTTGCCTTGTGGATAATTGCGCGCGGCTGA
- a CDS encoding GGDEF domain-containing protein produces MLSHLAVILVGAGTLGLYLYFAAVAQLLESVGHRVLDNVRLMPLTLVSADLDALADNTDATAKTRVEQQLRRLMDVSGDWASATLVDVRGGQPRRLAGLGNEPAEGLSPEERDLWRSGAQRGVLGNVGEAARERTELSAVVNFGSGELRYVGVLRLDAASLQASLRFLRLSGLLAFLFGILLALVTSRLMAERMQRRIEALGQRCHALASGQEMPRGLPAIGDEFDRVIEEFDLVAQRLRQTAAERESALHALTESNARLESRVAERTREIEAASGQLKAEIENRLQVEALLAEAALTDPLTSLLNRRAMIEMLAQASSDSRGQGGFCMLLADIDHFKRINDNYGHNVGDKALVAVAQQLDALQGDSRHAARWGGEEFFLVLPGTALTDACRRAEELRSRVEKMTVPAAPGLRVTISVGVAELQSGEPLEDCLRRCDQALYRAKDAGRNTVVAARGNLFATMS; encoded by the coding sequence TTGCTGAGCCACCTGGCGGTTATCCTCGTCGGGGCCGGCACGCTCGGTCTCTATCTGTATTTCGCTGCGGTCGCGCAGTTGCTCGAAAGCGTCGGTCACCGGGTTCTCGACAATGTGCGCCTGATGCCGCTGACACTCGTCAGCGCCGACCTTGACGCCCTGGCCGACAACACGGACGCGACAGCAAAGACGCGCGTCGAGCAGCAACTGCGCAGGCTCATGGATGTCAGCGGTGACTGGGCGAGTGCCACCCTCGTGGATGTGCGTGGCGGACAGCCGCGCCGCCTGGCCGGGCTGGGTAATGAGCCGGCCGAAGGGCTTTCCCCGGAAGAGCGCGACTTGTGGCGCAGTGGCGCCCAGCGCGGCGTGCTGGGCAATGTCGGCGAGGCCGCGCGGGAACGCACCGAATTGTCCGCGGTCGTGAATTTTGGATCTGGCGAGCTGCGTTATGTCGGGGTGCTCCGCCTGGATGCCGCCAGCCTCCAGGCCAGCCTGCGGTTTCTGCGCCTGTCGGGGTTGCTGGCATTCCTGTTCGGCATCCTGCTGGCGCTGGTCACCTCCCGGCTGATGGCCGAACGCATGCAGCGACGCATTGAAGCGCTGGGCCAGCGCTGCCATGCGCTGGCCAGCGGACAGGAAATGCCGCGTGGGCTCCCGGCGATCGGCGACGAGTTTGACCGGGTCATCGAGGAATTCGACCTGGTCGCGCAGCGGCTGCGCCAGACCGCTGCCGAGCGTGAAAGCGCCTTGCATGCGCTGACCGAGTCCAACGCGCGGCTGGAGTCACGTGTTGCCGAGCGCACGCGTGAGATCGAAGCTGCCAGCGGGCAGCTCAAGGCGGAAATCGAAAATCGCCTCCAGGTCGAGGCGCTCCTGGCCGAAGCGGCGTTGACCGATCCCTTGACCAGCCTGCTCAATCGTCGCGCCATGATCGAAATGCTGGCGCAGGCCAGCAGCGACAGCCGGGGCCAGGGCGGTTTCTGCATGCTGCTGGCCGATATCGATCATTTCAAACGTATCAATGACAACTATGGGCACAATGTTGGCGACAAGGCGCTCGTCGCCGTCGCGCAGCAGCTCGACGCGTTGCAGGGCGACAGTCGTCATGCGGCGCGCTGGGGCGGCGAGGAGTTCTTCCTGGTCCTGCCCGGAACAGCATTGACCGACGCCTGCCGCCGCGCGGAGGAGTTGCGCAGCAGGGTGGAGAAGATGACCGTGCCCGCGGCGCCTGGCCTGCGCGTCACCATCAGTGTCGGCGTCGCCGAGCTGCAGTCGGGCGAACCGCTGGAAGATTGCCTGCGTCGCTGCGACCAGGCGCTCTACCGGGCCAAGGACGCCGGGCGCAACACGGTCGTGGCGGCGCGCGGCAATCTCTTTGCGACGATGTCCTGA
- a CDS encoding NupC/NupG family nucleoside CNT transporter codes for MQAALWHISFGLFGLFVLVMIAFAFSNNRRQVDWKLVITGISLQILFAAFVLKSSVGATIFKSLGDGFVKLLEFNKVGSEFIFGKLLDIGSFGFIFAFQVLPTIIFFAALMGVLYHLGVMQMVVKAMSWAITKVMNVSGAETTSVCASVFIGQTEAPLTIKPYLEKMTESELMTVMIGGMAHIAGGVLAAYVGLLGGGDPVESSKYAQHLLAASIMAAPATLVLAKILIPESGEPLTRGTVRLEVERHSANVVDAAASGAGDGLRLALNVGAMLLAFVSLIAVLNAPLQWLGTLTWHDSARLPLILAAGLFALLAAGLIGTRMGLVNQPLLGRAAGSKSLIALVVVLLLIALGGVLMFDTLHGGTINSWLSAGKSAEVKLSLQTILGYGLAPIAWLIGVPREDAVLVGSFIGQKVVLNEFVAYVDLSKNMSLLQEHSRVIAAYALCGFANFSSIAIQIGGIGGLAPSRRGDLARLGMRAVLGGSLATFMTATIAGVLTQL; via the coding sequence ATGCAGGCTGCCCTTTGGCATATCTCGTTCGGCCTTTTCGGTCTTTTCGTCCTCGTGATGATCGCCTTCGCGTTTTCCAACAACCGCCGCCAGGTGGACTGGAAACTGGTCATCACCGGCATCTCGCTACAAATCCTGTTTGCCGCTTTCGTCCTCAAGTCCAGCGTCGGTGCCACGATCTTCAAGAGCCTGGGCGATGGCTTCGTGAAGCTGCTGGAGTTCAACAAGGTGGGCTCCGAATTCATCTTCGGCAAGCTGCTGGACATCGGTTCCTTCGGCTTCATCTTCGCCTTCCAGGTACTGCCCACCATCATCTTCTTCGCTGCACTGATGGGCGTGCTGTACCACCTGGGCGTGATGCAGATGGTGGTAAAGGCCATGTCCTGGGCGATCACCAAGGTGATGAATGTTTCCGGCGCCGAGACCACCTCCGTCTGCGCGAGCGTGTTTATCGGCCAGACCGAAGCGCCCCTGACGATCAAGCCCTACCTGGAGAAAATGACCGAGTCGGAACTGATGACGGTCATGATCGGCGGCATGGCGCACATCGCCGGCGGTGTCCTGGCGGCCTACGTGGGCCTGCTGGGCGGCGGCGACCCGGTGGAATCCTCTAAGTATGCGCAACACCTGCTGGCCGCCAGCATCATGGCGGCGCCGGCGACCCTGGTACTGGCCAAGATCCTCATCCCCGAATCCGGCGAACCGCTCACCCGCGGCACGGTCCGCCTGGAAGTGGAACGCCACAGCGCGAACGTGGTGGATGCCGCCGCCTCCGGCGCCGGCGACGGCCTGCGGCTGGCACTCAACGTCGGCGCGATGCTGCTGGCCTTCGTCTCCCTGATCGCGGTGCTCAACGCGCCGCTGCAGTGGCTGGGCACGCTCACCTGGCACGACTCGGCGCGCCTGCCGCTGATTCTGGCCGCGGGCCTTTTCGCCCTGCTCGCCGCCGGCCTGATCGGCACGCGGATGGGCTTGGTCAACCAGCCGTTGCTCGGCCGCGCTGCCGGCTCGAAGTCCCTGATCGCGCTTGTCGTGGTACTGCTGCTCATCGCCCTGGGTGGCGTGCTGATGTTCGACACCCTGCACGGCGGCACGATCAACAGCTGGCTTTCCGCCGGCAAGAGCGCCGAAGTGAAGCTGAGCCTGCAGACTATCCTGGGCTACGGCCTTGCCCCGATCGCCTGGCTGATCGGCGTGCCCCGCGAAGACGCCGTGCTGGTGGGCAGCTTCATCGGCCAGAAAGTGGTACTGAATGAATTTGTGGCGTATGTGGACTTGTCCAAGAACATGAGCCTGCTGCAGGAACACAGCCGTGTGATCGCGGCCTATGCCCTGTGTGGCTTCGCGAACTTCTCCTCGATCGCCATCCAGATCGGCGGCATCGGCGGCCTGGCTCCCAGCCGGCGCGGCGATCTGGCCCGCCTGGGCATGCGCGCCGTGCTGGGCGGGTCGCTGGCCACTTTCATGACGGCCACGATCGCCGGCGTGCTGACCCAACTCTGA
- a CDS encoding ribokinase translates to MGTDRNEASDAAVQSGGVVVVGSYVQDHAWQVEQFPRPGETCRARGFATGPGGKGFNQAVACVRQGVPTAFIGAIGQDALGDVAQGFATAENLPCRWLRLADMPTAASSILVDASGQNQIAVNLSANERLNPDFIAAQADWFDAARVVLCQMENNLEAIAASFRLASQRPCLRILNPAPVHAGLDRSLLALVDILTPNETEFSLVHQRLGTAAVDPQALADMDDATLHALARKLDVPTVIITLGRHGCFVSHAEGAPLADAPCYRLAPEAVQTVDTTGAGDAFSGALAAALVLLRDQPFRNVVRHANRVAALSTEKMGTAPAMPRLDEVIARFGRSF, encoded by the coding sequence ATGGGAACGGATCGAAACGAGGCTTCGGACGCCGCCGTGCAATCGGGCGGCGTCGTGGTCGTGGGTTCCTACGTGCAGGACCACGCCTGGCAGGTCGAGCAGTTTCCGCGCCCTGGTGAAACCTGCCGGGCGCGCGGTTTTGCGACCGGACCCGGCGGCAAGGGCTTCAACCAGGCCGTGGCCTGCGTGCGCCAGGGCGTGCCCACCGCGTTCATCGGCGCCATCGGCCAGGACGCGCTGGGCGATGTCGCGCAGGGCTTTGCGACGGCGGAAAACCTGCCATGCCGGTGGCTGCGCCTGGCAGACATGCCGACCGCCGCCTCCAGCATCCTGGTGGACGCCAGCGGCCAGAATCAGATCGCGGTCAATCTTTCCGCCAACGAACGCCTGAATCCGGATTTCATCGCCGCCCAGGCCGACTGGTTCGACGCAGCGCGCGTCGTGCTGTGCCAGATGGAGAACAACCTGGAGGCGATCGCCGCCAGCTTCCGCCTGGCAAGCCAACGCCCCTGCCTGCGTATCCTCAATCCCGCTCCGGTACACGCCGGACTGGACCGGTCGCTGCTGGCCCTGGTGGATATCCTCACGCCGAACGAAACCGAGTTCAGCCTGGTCCACCAGCGGCTGGGCACGGCAGCGGTGGATCCGCAGGCACTCGCCGACATGGATGACGCGACACTTCACGCCCTGGCGCGCAAGCTGGACGTGCCGACGGTCATCATCACGCTCGGCCGCCACGGCTGCTTCGTCTCGCACGCCGAAGGCGCGCCCCTCGCGGATGCGCCCTGCTACCGCCTGGCGCCCGAAGCGGTCCAGACCGTCGATACGACCGGTGCGGGCGATGCGTTCTCCGGCGCGCTCGCGGCGGCGCTGGTGCTGCTGCGCGATCAGCCGTTCCGCAACGTCGTCAGGCACGCCAACCGGGTGGCTGCACTGAGCACGGAGAAGATGGGCACGGCGCCCGCGATGCCGAGGCTCGACGAGGTTATCGCGCGGTTCGGTCGCAGCTTCTGA